One window of Hujiaoplasma nucleasis genomic DNA carries:
- a CDS encoding ABC-F family ATP-binding cassette domain-containing protein yields the protein MSLLRVNQVSKSFAGDLLFDRISLDINQNEKVALIGRNGTGKSTLFKIILKEISPDQGEVFIHGQTKIGYLSQNIIEDENHTLYEEVVTVFKEVIDLEKKLHEITQVMEKDHSERLMNHYARVEDEFQHKGGYDYLIKIDTLLSHFGFKKEQYNRQIKTFSGGEKTRIAFAKLLMIEPDILLLDEPTNHMDIEIIEWLEDYLKAYNKAVFVITHDKYFINKVCKKIIEIDQNTIETYHGNYDEYEEEKVKRYELLMKKYQKQQKEILHLQSFVDRFRYKATKAKSAQDRIKKLNRIDRIEAPSKSNARVHINFNTKRPTKINIIELKNLSIGYDQAILKNINFKMRGFDKVGIIGPNGSGKTTLIKTIMSMIEPIYGQVIFHKHMKIGYFDQNLSKFNPTLTLLETVHQYYPTKTLTEVRSDLARVMFVQEDAYKTISVLSGGELVKLHLLFLMLEEPDLLILDEPTNHLDIDTKNIIEDVFEDYEGPIIFISHDRYFINKVATKIISISNHIEVYHGNYTDYIGQKSINQTKEIKPVNKIKRVSIEQSLEKLEEEISHLETLIIDQKQKLFEEEIYSNIDKYDFENQLLLELENKLNEKYHELEILVKKEY from the coding sequence ATGAGTTTATTAAGAGTTAACCAAGTATCTAAATCCTTTGCTGGTGATTTATTGTTTGATCGTATATCTTTAGATATTAATCAAAATGAAAAAGTTGCTTTAATCGGAAGAAATGGTACTGGAAAATCAACATTATTCAAGATTATATTAAAAGAAATTTCGCCGGATCAAGGAGAGGTTTTTATTCATGGACAAACAAAAATAGGTTATCTTTCCCAGAACATTATTGAAGATGAAAATCACACCTTGTATGAAGAAGTTGTGACCGTATTTAAGGAAGTTATAGATTTAGAAAAGAAACTTCATGAAATTACACAAGTCATGGAAAAGGATCATTCAGAAAGACTGATGAATCATTATGCAAGAGTTGAGGACGAGTTTCAACATAAGGGTGGCTATGATTATTTGATTAAGATAGATACTCTTTTAAGTCATTTTGGTTTTAAAAAAGAACAATATAACCGCCAAATTAAAACATTTTCAGGCGGTGAAAAAACTAGAATTGCTTTTGCAAAGTTATTAATGATTGAACCAGATATATTATTATTGGATGAGCCTACCAATCATATGGATATAGAAATTATTGAATGGCTTGAAGATTATCTAAAGGCCTATAACAAAGCAGTCTTTGTCATTACTCATGATAAGTATTTTATTAATAAAGTATGTAAAAAAATTATTGAAATAGATCAAAATACAATTGAAACTTATCATGGTAATTATGATGAATATGAAGAGGAAAAAGTCAAACGCTACGAGTTGTTGATGAAAAAGTATCAAAAACAACAGAAGGAAATACTGCATCTTCAAAGTTTTGTTGATAGATTTAGATATAAAGCGACCAAAGCCAAGTCCGCTCAAGATAGAATCAAAAAATTAAATAGAATTGATAGGATAGAAGCACCAAGCAAATCTAATGCTAGGGTACATATTAATTTTAATACCAAAAGACCAACAAAAATAAACATTATTGAATTAAAGAACTTGAGTATTGGTTATGATCAAGCAATTTTAAAAAATATCAATTTTAAAATGCGTGGATTTGATAAAGTTGGAATTATTGGACCCAATGGTTCTGGAAAAACAACATTAATCAAGACTATTATGTCTATGATAGAACCCATTTATGGACAAGTTATTTTTCATAAGCATATGAAAATTGGATATTTTGATCAAAATTTATCAAAGTTTAATCCAACATTGACTTTATTAGAAACTGTTCATCAATATTACCCTACAAAAACATTAACTGAAGTAAGATCTGATCTAGCTAGAGTGATGTTTGTTCAAGAAGATGCTTATAAAACTATTTCGGTTTTAAGTGGTGGTGAATTGGTTAAACTTCATTTATTATTTCTTATGCTTGAAGAACCTGATTTGTTAATATTGGATGAACCCACTAACCATCTAGATATAGATACTAAAAATATTATTGAAGATGTTTTTGAAGATTATGAGGGACCTATTATCTTTATTTCACATGATAGATATTTCATTAATAAGGTAGCTACTAAAATTATTTCTATTTCAAATCACATAGAAGTATATCATGGAAATTACACTGATTATATTGGTCAAAAAAGCATAAATCAAACAAAGGAAATTAAGCCAGTTAACAAAATTAAAAGAGTTTCAATTGAACAATCATTAGAAAAACTTGAAGAAGAGATATCTCATTTAGAAACTCTTATTATAGACCAAAAACAAAAACTGTTTGAAGAAGAAATATACAGTAATATAGATAAGTATGATTTTGAAAATCAGTTATTGTTAGAATTAGAAAATAAATTAAATGAAAAATATCATGAATTAGAGATTCTCGTGAAAAAAGAATATTAA
- the holA gene encoding DNA polymerase III subunit delta, with the protein MNKNCYLLYGDDHFSIKEKTNQILLENDIPEDAIEIYDYEEVGLHIALSNALTLPFLVDKKGVVVRNSSFLKKQGKMDENENEELIRFCKMNVQETVFIIQAPYEQLDGQKKIVKFLKKNILHHTYNQNKSLNVFEYVKDKLLENQIKIETFALTQFVNRINHDLDSVNNEIEKLIAYSSGKDIINSEIISQITVKDVDDNIYNLVNALLDNNKTKLMEIYQELKSINTSEIWMISAISNKFLEILHTKSLTKIGYNQSDIMSYFNVSSGRAYYMKKNAEETDMDELIKHMTSLANLDYKIKSGQIDKSLGVELFLLNV; encoded by the coding sequence ATGAACAAGAATTGTTATTTGCTCTATGGAGATGATCATTTTTCTATTAAAGAGAAAACCAATCAAATTTTACTCGAGAACGATATTCCAGAGGATGCTATTGAAATTTATGACTATGAAGAAGTTGGATTGCATATTGCCTTATCCAATGCTTTAACTTTACCTTTTTTGGTAGATAAGAAAGGTGTTGTTGTTCGTAACTCAAGCTTCTTAAAAAAACAAGGAAAAATGGACGAAAATGAAAACGAAGAATTAATTCGTTTTTGTAAGATGAATGTTCAAGAAACTGTTTTTATCATTCAAGCACCCTATGAACAATTAGATGGCCAAAAAAAGATTGTGAAGTTCTTAAAGAAGAATATCCTTCATCATACTTATAATCAAAACAAAAGTTTGAATGTCTTTGAATATGTTAAAGATAAGTTATTAGAGAACCAAATAAAAATTGAAACTTTTGCATTAACTCAGTTTGTTAATAGAATTAATCATGACTTAGATAGTGTAAATAATGAAATTGAAAAACTTATAGCATATTCTAGTGGGAAAGACATAATTAATTCAGAAATAATTAGTCAAATAACAGTCAAGGATGTTGATGATAATATCTATAATTTAGTGAATGCCTTACTGGACAATAATAAAACTAAATTAATGGAAATTTACCAAGAGTTAAAATCCATAAATACGAGTGAAATATGGATGATTTCAGCCATATCAAATAAATTCTTAGAAATCCTTCATACAAAATCACTTACGAAAATTGGCTACAATCAAAGTGATATTATGTCTTATTTTAATGTATCTAGTGGGAGAGCTTACTATATGAAAAAAAATGCTGAAGAAACGGATATGGATGAATTAATCAAACATATGACTTCTTTAGCAAATTTAGATTATAAAATTAAAAGTGGTCAAATTGACAAAAGTTTAGGAGTTGAACTGTTCCTACTAAACGTATAA
- a CDS encoding DNA internalization-related competence protein ComEC/Rec2: protein MKILKTILQSNASKYIHIVFILSLALYIRKQPLILMAVFVYSVVLFKKRKSLLYLSMFILFLVIIRLSLIDHRINEPIPLQAKVLKVDVDSLLVKSKYKYLVYLDDTSFYYPGMTLKINGQYRELDIKNLPNSFNYSLYLKSQGIQAVIDVESIRVLDNQKSIFYLQYALQNWIDKTYDGHIQTYLNLFILGDKSYLNQEIYSASLDIGISHLYAISGMHLGLIILMLQTILNQFYLDRKTHLLLMCFFLIIYNIITGFSISLIRASLLFVLVFAFKKTSNKLSALDYLTVIFIGFLLYQPYLIYYIGFQLSFLMTFVIIVFSKLTYKKSKIKQLYILSALAYVFSLPIILSANHKIGLMNIIYNPIFIIFVMTFLLPGTFVILIYPPFKIIYTHFIQTYEKAILFGQSYNLYIDYSFFNGMMIPLYWLLLVVSISVLYKGKKFKLLASLWLFFIILNSSANSISMISRVSILDVNQGDAIFIESNHCKAIIDTGNVDDYNSLINYIKGRNINQIDILFISHPHQDHYGEVKDLVNEIHVNRIYVSRYINTIDKESQIIAKKGDQIICKKQVFSIIHSNIDDNNENNNSLVIYTKIHNDGWLFTGDIESKVEAMIIKEFQMDIKHLKLAHHGSDTSSTDAFLNAYKPKYAYVSVGRNDYGMPSKNVLSRLNAHQVRLYSTYEIGSIEVNYIGKFTFTTTYIDGKKTYRFNK, encoded by the coding sequence ATGAAAATATTAAAGACCATATTACAGTCTAACGCTTCTAAATATATCCATATTGTTTTCATTCTTTCTTTAGCCCTATATATAAGAAAACAGCCATTAATCCTAATGGCTGTTTTCGTCTATTCAGTGGTATTATTCAAAAAAAGAAAAAGTCTACTTTATTTATCAATGTTCATTTTATTTTTAGTAATCATAAGATTAAGTTTGATAGATCATAGAATAAATGAACCTATCCCATTACAAGCTAAAGTTTTAAAAGTTGATGTTGATTCATTATTAGTCAAATCAAAGTATAAGTATTTAGTATATCTCGATGATACTTCATTTTATTATCCTGGAATGACATTAAAAATAAATGGTCAATATCGAGAACTAGATATCAAAAATTTACCTAACAGTTTTAATTATTCACTTTACCTAAAATCACAAGGTATTCAAGCTGTCATTGATGTTGAATCTATTCGTGTGCTTGACAATCAAAAAAGTATATTTTATTTGCAATACGCACTTCAAAATTGGATTGATAAAACTTATGATGGACATATACAAACATATCTAAATTTGTTTATTTTAGGAGATAAATCATATCTAAATCAAGAGATTTACTCGGCATCATTAGATATTGGTATATCCCATCTTTACGCAATCTCAGGTATGCACTTAGGATTGATTATATTAATGCTTCAGACTATTTTAAATCAATTTTATTTAGATAGAAAAACCCACTTATTGCTGATGTGTTTTTTTCTTATAATCTATAATATAATAACGGGTTTTTCTATTTCTCTCATAAGGGCATCACTACTCTTTGTCCTTGTCTTTGCATTTAAAAAAACATCCAATAAACTTTCTGCTTTGGACTATCTAACGGTTATTTTTATTGGCTTTTTGTTGTATCAGCCCTACTTAATTTATTATATAGGTTTTCAATTATCTTTTTTAATGACCTTTGTGATCATAGTATTTTCTAAATTGACTTATAAAAAGTCTAAAATAAAACAACTATATATTCTATCAGCTTTAGCTTATGTTTTTTCTTTACCTATTATATTAAGTGCTAATCATAAAATTGGTCTTATGAATATTATATATAATCCTATTTTTATTATATTCGTTATGACATTTCTTTTGCCTGGAACATTTGTAATTTTAATTTATCCACCTTTCAAAATAATCTATACTCATTTTATTCAAACCTATGAAAAAGCTATATTATTTGGTCAAAGTTATAATCTATATATTGATTATAGTTTCTTTAATGGCATGATGATTCCTTTATATTGGCTCCTTTTAGTTGTTAGTATTAGTGTTTTATATAAAGGGAAAAAATTTAAACTATTAGCATCTTTGTGGTTGTTTTTTATAATTCTTAATTCTTCGGCTAATAGTATATCAATGATATCTCGAGTAAGTATTTTAGATGTCAACCAAGGTGATGCTATTTTTATAGAATCAAATCATTGTAAAGCAATTATAGATACCGGTAATGTTGACGATTACAATTCCTTAATAAATTATATTAAAGGCAGAAATATAAATCAAATAGACATTTTATTCATCAGTCATCCTCATCAAGATCATTATGGAGAAGTAAAGGACTTGGTTAATGAAATTCATGTCAATAGAATTTATGTTAGTAGATATATTAATACTATTGATAAGGAATCTCAAATAATTGCAAAAAAAGGCGATCAAATAATATGCAAAAAACAAGTTTTTTCGATCATTCACTCAAATATAGATGATAATAACGAAAACAATAATTCTTTGGTTATCTACACCAAAATTCATAATGATGGTTGGCTATTTACTGGAGATATAGAATCAAAAGTAGAAGCAATGATTATCAAAGAGTTTCAAATGGATATTAAACATCTTAAATTAGCTCATCATGGTTCGGATACTTCATCTACTGATGCATTTCTTAATGCTTATAAACCTAAATATGCTTATGTTTCTGTTGGAAGAAATGATTATGGAATGCCTTCAAAAAATGTATTATCAAGATTGAATGCCCATCAAGTAAGATTATATTCAACTTATGAGATAGGTAGTATTGAGGTAAATTACATAGGGAAATTTACCTTTACTACAACTTATATTGACGGTAAAAAAACCTATAGATTTAACAAATGA
- the rpsT gene encoding 30S ribosomal protein S20, protein MANNKQQMKRNIQNQKRRLANVSYRSSLKTAIKKVELAVKNGEKELAVDALNYAFKKIDKSVSKGIHHKNYANRQKARLSKKVNAL, encoded by the coding sequence GTGGCTAACAACAAACAACAAATGAAACGTAATATTCAAAATCAAAAAAGACGTCTTGCTAATGTATCTTACAGATCTTCTTTAAAAACTGCTATTAAAAAAGTAGAATTAGCTGTTAAAAATGGCGAAAAAGAACTTGCTGTTGATGCATTAAACTATGCTTTCAAAAAAATTGATAAATCTGTTTCTAAAGGCATTCATCACAAAAACTATGCTAATAGACAAAAAGCTCGTTTATCTAAAAAAGTTAATGCTCTATAA
- a CDS encoding ABC transporter ATP-binding protein produces MEETIKNPKRHIGKYLKLMAKWMGKYGYFLIPIFIILLLESYLRTLVPLFGQHIIDVVLDGSDNPSELPIILANLLIADTVMKQLLLAAGLIVLTALIRSVFIFTRRYMTGFFSERTAYNLRNKLYKKLQDADYSFYSHAETGDLIQRCTTDVEMYKRFISEQVIEIGRLGFLVGFSIYQMSRMNINMTLISLIIAPVLFAIAIVYFRKVEKMFHVIEENEAKMTTHVQENVSGARVVKAFANEAYEVKKFDNLSRTFTDSDFELVKKMSIFWSVTDFLSFIQFFVIAIVGVIYASRTTISLGMYTAFLAYAGNIIWPMRQLGRIVGDFSKAIVSVSRLDKIISDPGEYQGEEDKVQPEIKGKVHFDHVSFKFDDGQNDQIVDIDFKVNPGETVAIIGKTGSGKSTLINLLVRLLDYQKGHIFIDDVEVKDIEKHHLRKNIGFILQEPFLFSRSVEENIKIADKSSSPERVERVARIAQVHEDIVNFEEGYRTLVGERGVTLSGGQKQRVAIARMLINPKPILVFDDSLSAVDTVTDIQIRRALKQEWKDSTVFIITHRITTAAEADKIIVIEDGKIIESGSHEELVLREGSYKRIWEIQSKIDFRLK; encoded by the coding sequence ATGGAAGAGACAATAAAAAATCCTAAACGACATATTGGTAAGTACTTAAAATTAATGGCAAAATGGATGGGAAAATACGGATATTTTTTAATCCCTATATTTATCATCTTGCTTCTTGAATCTTATTTAAGAACTTTGGTGCCGTTATTTGGCCAACATATAATTGATGTTGTTTTAGATGGAAGTGATAATCCGTCTGAACTGCCAATAATTTTAGCGAATTTATTGATTGCCGATACAGTCATGAAACAATTGTTATTGGCTGCTGGATTAATCGTTTTAACAGCACTTATTAGAAGTGTATTTATATTCACAAGAAGATATATGACTGGTTTTTTTTCTGAAAGAACCGCATATAATTTAAGAAATAAACTATATAAGAAATTACAAGATGCAGACTATTCTTTTTATTCCCATGCTGAAACGGGAGATTTAATTCAACGATGTACGACAGATGTGGAAATGTACAAAAGATTTATCTCAGAACAGGTCATTGAAATTGGAAGATTAGGTTTTCTAGTAGGTTTTTCAATATACCAAATGTCTAGAATGAACATTAACATGACGTTGATTTCCTTAATCATCGCTCCTGTTTTGTTTGCTATTGCAATTGTATATTTTAGAAAAGTAGAAAAAATGTTTCATGTTATTGAAGAAAATGAAGCTAAAATGACAACTCACGTTCAAGAAAATGTATCTGGAGCTAGAGTGGTAAAAGCTTTTGCGAACGAAGCTTACGAAGTTAAAAAATTTGATAATTTATCTAGGACTTTCACTGATTCTGATTTTGAGTTAGTAAAGAAAATGTCTATCTTTTGGTCAGTGACTGACTTTTTATCATTTATTCAATTTTTCGTTATTGCTATTGTAGGAGTTATCTATGCATCACGAACAACTATTTCATTGGGAATGTATACAGCATTCTTAGCTTATGCTGGTAATATTATATGGCCTATGAGACAGTTAGGTCGTATAGTTGGCGATTTTTCAAAAGCAATTGTCAGTGTATCACGTTTGGATAAAATAATTTCCGACCCTGGTGAATATCAAGGTGAAGAAGATAAAGTTCAACCTGAAATTAAAGGAAAAGTACATTTTGACCATGTATCATTTAAATTTGATGATGGACAAAATGATCAAATTGTAGATATTGATTTTAAAGTCAATCCGGGAGAAACTGTAGCTATTATTGGTAAAACTGGATCAGGTAAATCAACATTAATTAATTTACTTGTAAGGTTGCTTGATTATCAAAAAGGACATATTTTCATCGATGATGTAGAAGTGAAAGATATTGAAAAACATCATTTAAGAAAAAACATTGGTTTTATTTTACAAGAACCTTTCTTATTCTCTAGATCTGTAGAAGAGAATATTAAGATTGCTGATAAATCAAGTTCTCCTGAAAGGGTAGAGCGTGTGGCTAGAATCGCTCAAGTCCATGAAGATATTGTAAACTTTGAAGAAGGATATCGAACTTTAGTTGGTGAACGCGGGGTTACTTTATCAGGTGGTCAAAAACAAAGGGTTGCTATTGCAAGAATGTTAATTAATCCAAAACCAATTTTGGTTTTTGATGATAGTTTATCAGCTGTGGATACAGTAACTGATATTCAAATTAGAAGAGCATTAAAACAAGAATGGAAAGATTCAACAGTCTTTATTATTACTCATCGTATAACTACTGCTGCAGAAGCTGATAAAATTATCGTGATTGAAGATGGTAAAATTATCGAATCTGGATCACATGAAGAACTTGTCCTAAGGGAAGGTTCATATAAAAGAATTTGGGAAATTCAATCTAAGATTGATTTTCGATTGAAATAG
- the pyk gene encoding pyruvate kinase, whose translation MKRKTKIVCTIGPAIDSPEMIEKIIDAGMNVARLNFSHGNHEEHKKRIEMIRSISKKLNRYIGIMADTKGPEIRTGDFKDGFQSFKKGDIVKVVSEPILGTKDAFHISSKEMFDDVQVGDYLLIDDGKMRLDIRKVSPNELECMVWNTGIIKSKKGVNIPNAKLSMPFISSKDEADIRFAVEMKVDFIALSFVRRKEDILAVKDILNKINAPQIEIIAKIENQEGVDNLDEILEVTDGIMVARGDLGVEVSTQLVPIYQKKIIQRANEMGKPVITATHMLESMMLSPRPTRAEASDVANAILDGSDAIMLSGETAAGEYPIESVLTMDTIAKAIEDTIDYEQKLTKSIKTSHPTTNDAIGIAVSQTVLALPKAEVIIAFTETGGTAKRMAKFRPGVPIIAITNNVETCQRLSYYCGVFATIGENVTDLKYHDQVAIKVAKDFGFEVGATLVITSGWGQKHGYTNTMRIIDIEE comes from the coding sequence ATGAAAAGAAAAACAAAAATTGTTTGCACCATTGGTCCAGCCATTGACTCGCCTGAAATGATTGAAAAAATTATTGATGCAGGGATGAATGTCGCAAGACTAAACTTTTCTCATGGTAATCATGAAGAACATAAGAAACGCATTGAAATGATTAGAAGTATCTCTAAGAAACTTAATAGATATATAGGTATCATGGCTGATACAAAAGGTCCCGAAATTAGGACTGGTGATTTTAAAGATGGTTTCCAATCATTTAAAAAGGGAGATATAGTAAAAGTAGTAAGTGAGCCTATATTAGGGACAAAAGATGCTTTTCATATTTCTTCTAAAGAAATGTTTGATGATGTTCAAGTGGGAGATTATTTGTTGATTGATGATGGTAAAATGCGTCTGGATATTAGAAAAGTATCTCCTAACGAATTAGAATGTATGGTATGGAATACAGGTATCATCAAAAGTAAAAAAGGTGTTAATATTCCTAATGCTAAATTAAGTATGCCTTTTATATCAAGCAAAGATGAAGCTGACATTCGTTTTGCAGTAGAAATGAAAGTAGATTTTATAGCTTTATCATTTGTTAGAAGAAAAGAAGACATTTTAGCTGTAAAAGATATCTTAAATAAAATCAATGCTCCTCAAATTGAAATTATTGCTAAAATTGAAAATCAAGAGGGTGTTGACAATCTTGATGAGATTCTAGAAGTCACTGATGGAATTATGGTTGCTAGAGGAGATTTAGGTGTTGAGGTATCAACTCAACTAGTACCTATTTATCAAAAAAAGATTATTCAAAGAGCAAATGAAATGGGTAAACCTGTTATTACTGCGACTCATATGTTAGAATCAATGATGTTATCACCAAGACCAACTAGAGCTGAGGCAAGCGATGTTGCTAATGCTATTTTGGATGGGTCTGATGCAATTATGTTATCAGGTGAAACAGCTGCGGGAGAATACCCAATTGAATCTGTATTAACCATGGATACTATTGCTAAAGCTATTGAAGATACTATTGACTATGAACAAAAACTAACTAAGTCAATTAAAACATCTCATCCAACCACCAATGATGCTATTGGAATTGCGGTTAGTCAAACAGTCTTGGCTCTTCCAAAAGCAGAAGTAATTATAGCTTTTACTGAAACAGGTGGTACTGCAAAAAGAATGGCTAAATTTAGACCAGGCGTTCCAATAATAGCAATTACTAATAATGTAGAAACTTGTCAAAGATTGTCTTATTATTGTGGGGTATTTGCAACGATTGGTGAAAATGTAACTGATTTAAAATATCATGATCAAGTTGCTATTAAAGTAGCTAAAGATTTTGGGTTTGAAGTTGGAGCTACATTAGTGATCACTTCTGGCTGGGGTCAAAAACATGGTTATACCAATACCATGAGAATCATAGATATAGAAGAATAG
- the argS gene encoding arginine--tRNA ligase, with translation MINQIKESIKSELEFFIYNEFQTKIEIGVEKPKNPNLGDLSVPVFSVVKALRRPLPEIVKIIQDQLQLLTISSFLAEINSVSGFINIRLNQVYFAQAVIKEYQSAKNYGESLIGLGKTIVIDYSSPNIAKPFSVGHLRSTVIGNAIGNILEKLNYKVVRINHLGDFGTQFGKIIYAYLNFGDKEKVDKNPIEELMKLYVDFHELAKENPEIEDKAREIFKELELNNPEYVSLWKHFRQVSLEEYMKVYKILGVEFDSYDGEAFYNDKMQTIVDELKEKNLLVKDQGAMIVSLDDDLPPALIQKSDGSTLYITRDLAALFYRKNTYHFDEVLYVVGNEQKLHFTQLQEVVKKMGYSFYEDIHHINFGLVLQDGKKMSTRKGKIVKLIDVLEEARNLSLNYMNEKNPSLENKEEIAQAVGVSAIIFNDLKNFRSNDIDFNLEDMVNFVGQTGPYLQYTSVRISSILDENIMDINSIDFDLYANEASFELIKSIDEYQDILLKAKEDYAPSVLAKYLLSLASYFNSYYAKEKVMVDDLLERNTKLYLISIVRHILNDGMKLLGMKIIKKM, from the coding sequence ATGATTAATCAAATTAAAGAAAGTATAAAAAGTGAGTTAGAATTTTTTATATATAATGAATTTCAAACAAAAATAGAAATCGGTGTTGAAAAGCCAAAAAATCCAAATTTAGGTGATTTATCAGTTCCTGTCTTTTCAGTTGTAAAGGCTTTAAGAAGACCTTTGCCAGAGATTGTTAAAATCATTCAAGACCAACTTCAATTGCTGACTATAAGTTCGTTTCTCGCTGAAATTAATTCAGTGTCTGGTTTTATTAATATTAGACTCAATCAAGTATATTTTGCACAAGCAGTTATCAAAGAGTACCAGTCAGCCAAAAATTATGGAGAAAGTCTTATTGGTCTAGGAAAAACAATTGTCATTGATTATTCCTCGCCTAATATTGCCAAACCTTTTTCAGTAGGACATTTACGTTCAACGGTCATAGGGAATGCTATTGGAAATATTCTTGAAAAGCTGAATTATAAGGTTGTTAGAATAAATCATTTAGGTGATTTTGGTACTCAATTTGGTAAGATTATCTATGCTTATTTAAATTTCGGTGATAAAGAAAAAGTAGATAAAAATCCAATTGAAGAACTTATGAAATTGTATGTTGATTTTCATGAGTTAGCTAAAGAAAATCCTGAAATTGAAGATAAAGCAAGGGAAATATTTAAAGAACTTGAGTTAAATAATCCTGAATACGTTTCCTTATGGAAACATTTTAGACAAGTATCTCTTGAGGAGTATATGAAAGTCTATAAAATATTAGGTGTTGAATTTGATTCTTATGATGGCGAAGCTTTTTATAACGATAAAATGCAGACTATTGTAGACGAACTTAAAGAAAAGAACTTATTGGTTAAAGACCAAGGGGCAATGATTGTATCCTTAGATGATGATTTACCGCCTGCTTTAATACAAAAAAGTGATGGATCTACTTTATATATTACAAGGGATTTAGCTGCTTTATTTTACAGAAAAAACACTTATCATTTTGATGAAGTACTATATGTGGTTGGCAATGAGCAAAAACTTCATTTTACTCAATTGCAAGAAGTTGTTAAAAAAATGGGTTATTCTTTTTATGAAGATATTCATCATATTAATTTTGGATTGGTATTGCAAGATGGAAAAAAAATGTCTACACGCAAGGGAAAAATTGTTAAGTTAATTGATGTTTTAGAAGAAGCAAGAAATCTATCATTAAATTATATGAATGAAAAAAATCCTAGTTTAGAAAACAAAGAAGAAATAGCACAAGCTGTTGGCGTATCTGCAATTATATTTAATGATTTGAAAAATTTCAGATCAAATGATATTGATTTTAACCTAGAAGATATGGTTAATTTTGTTGGACAAACTGGACCATATTTGCAGTATACATCGGTTAGAATTTCATCTATTTTAGATGAAAATATTATGGATATTAACTCAATTGACTTTGATTTATATGCAAACGAGGCTAGTTTTGAGTTAATTAAGTCTATTGATGAGTATCAAGATATTTTATTGAAAGCAAAAGAAGACTATGCGCCTTCAGTGCTCGCAAAATATTTATTATCTTTAGCAAGTTACTTTAACAGTTACTATGCTAAAGAAAAAGTAATGGTAGATGATTTATTAGAAAGAAACACAAAATTATACTTAATTTCAATAGTGCGTCACATCTTAAATGATGGAATGAAACTATTGGGAATGAAAATTATTAAGAAAATGTAA
- a CDS encoding phosphatase PAP2 family protein, which yields MEIAKVKKLLIPLSVALLFLLVNYFGNQIYAEVFGNPGKDYSYIFYNLNQSVPFLAWTIYPYIIAYPFWFFAFIYISYRSEKNMYIITTLAMITFTICGVWYFFWQSDVEAWRVTSGLFLDNNYLTPRTDLSFTESIVMWIYQKAGPRNALPSMHTISSWIAIVGVRNDKTMPKVNKIIIYTLSISIIIATQTLKQHYIIDLIVGIILTEGFYWIIIKYKWHENVCNFFKKINIRFNLEKKED from the coding sequence ATGGAAATCGCTAAAGTTAAAAAACTACTGATTCCCTTGTCAGTTGCTTTGTTATTTTTGCTTGTTAATTACTTTGGAAATCAAATTTATGCTGAAGTTTTTGGCAATCCTGGCAAAGACTATTCTTATATTTTTTATAACTTAAATCAATCAGTTCCTTTTTTAGCTTGGACAATTTACCCATATATCATAGCCTATCCCTTTTGGTTTTTTGCTTTTATATATATTAGTTATCGTTCAGAAAAAAACATGTATATTATTACCACTCTCGCAATGATTACATTCACTATATGTGGAGTTTGGTATTTCTTTTGGCAATCAGATGTAGAAGCATGGAGAGTGACCTCTGGTTTATTTCTTGACAATAACTACTTAACTCCACGAACTGATTTATCATTTACTGAAAGTATCGTTATGTGGATTTATCAAAAAGCTGGTCCAAGAAATGCTTTACCTTCCATGCATACCATTTCAAGTTGGATTGCTATTGTAGGGGTTAGAAATGATAAAACCATGCCTAAAGTCAATAAGATTATTATCTATACTCTGTCTATTTCAATCATCATTGCCACTCAGACTTTAAAACAACATTATATCATTGATCTTATCGTTGGCATCATTTTAACTGAAGGTTTTTATTGGATAATTATTAAGTATAAATGGCATGAAAATGTATGTAATTTTTTTAAAAAGATTAATATTCGTTTTAACTTAGAAAAAAAAGAGGACTAG